The Xenopus laevis strain J_2021 chromosome 7S, Xenopus_laevis_v10.1, whole genome shotgun sequence genome includes a window with the following:
- the LOC121396293 gene encoding uncharacterized protein LOC121396293 has protein sequence MSFPLFMRARMEKHAAFGKTTERASAMSHREMATMVRLLDKYKYEDWRTIAKKPPFYKKTIMQKIARILKKQYGVDRDIRQLQKRWSDLKCREKNQLKKIRETIRKKSKQTNHDRTKTNKHPSSDKPCQNSSSQTKPVATKGQPASADIEVSLNSSIQTMQDPSSGTPTSSNIEDHHNYSSQTKHATSKTAEPTSDIGNFQNFSEELMETCNKLERDDAASQCSIDLFSYPSEEIVELKQDVKFIKLLLLRIAKHLFNTEEISDNECVQVSNST, from the exons ATGTCATTTCCGCTTTTCATGCGCGCAAGGATGGAAAAGCACGCTGCATTTGGAAAGACGACAGAGAGAGCATCCGCCATGTCTCATCGTGAGATGGCGACGATGGTGAGACTTCTTGACAAATACAAATATGAAGATTGGCGGACAATAGCTAAGAAACCACCTTTTTATAAGAAGACCATTATGCAAAAGATTGCAAGGATTTTAAAGAAGCAATATGGAGTGGATAGAGACATCAGACAGCTGCAGAAAAGGTGGTCAGATCTGAAGTGCAGAGAAAAGAATCAACTtaaaaaaattcgtgaaacaataAGAAAAA aatCTAAACAAACCAACCATGACAGGACAAAAACGAACAAACACCCTTCTTCAGACAAACCATGTCAAA ATTCTTCTTCACAAACAAAACCTGTTGCAACAAAAGGTCAACCTGCATCTGCAGACATCGAAGTTTCTCTAA ATTCTTCCATACAAACCATGCAAGACCCTTCATCTGGCACACCCACTTCTTCAAACATCGAGGATCATCATA ATTATTCTTCACAAACCAAGCATGCCACTTCAAAAACTGCTGAACCCACATCTGACATTGGCAATTTTCAAA atttttcagaAGAGCTTATGGAAACTTGCAACAAACTAGAACGTGATGATGCTGCATCCCAGTGCTCTATTGATTTGTTCAGTTATCCTTCAGAAGAAATTGTTGAATTGAAACAAGATGTCAAATTTATTAAGTTGTTACTTCTACGTATTGCAAAACATCTTTTCAATACTGAGGAAATATCAGATAATGAATGTGTTCAAGTTTCTAACAGTACTTAA